gaaatagatAGTGAGGATCAAATATTTAGGTACTCCCTCGTCCAGGTGCATAGGGCGCCTAAGAAAAAGCTCTGCGATTTAGGTGGGTTGAGATTGGACGAGAGCGCGCGCAGGTTTTCCTCaaaatcgaaactgaattttgaaaTTAATCATGTCATTAGTGTTGGGAAGGAGCGCCATGGGAACATGCAACATGCATGATTGCTTTCACACAGGAAAAAGGCGGTACAGAGGAGAGAGAAGAAGCAACATGCATGCTATTTGCTTTCACACCCGAGATTACTAGGAGGTGGACCGGTGGGAGATTAGGAGAAGAAGGGCGTCTTGGTGGAGCGAACAGAAAAAAACGAGATGGTTTAGATAAATGAGGAGCATTTAATTGAATTACGTCTAACACTTTTGAAATTTTAGGATTCTCTTAGGTGCCttatgcacctggacggagggagtgttATAGATATGTCATGCTGAGTAGTTTTTCTGAAACATACACACTTAATCATAAATATGCCTTTCTTTTACCACATCGTAAAACTGTGGTTAGGGAGTCGTCTAATTGATGGCAACTATCGTTCGCTTCGTCGTGAAGCACCGTTGTTTGCTCCGTAGTGAAGCACAAGCACTGGGCGACACCATTGTCGAAATCAATTAGGAGGCAGGAGCTAACAACATGCCTTGAATTAAGATGGTATTAGTCAAAAAACTCGCTAATCTCAGCCACTTTTTATGGGCACATGAGAACTTTAAATTTTCACCAATTAAAAATTGTTTTTGTGACTGTTTGGATTAGATTGATTTATTGTGGCTTTATCAACGGCTATAGTATATTAAGATTTGGGCATTATATGCATTGCTTAACAAGGATGGACATTTTCTTAACAAATTTCTATTGAACTTGTAAATATATCATGGTTGAAGACTGCAAAGTAGTATTAATCATTTTAAACCAAATATCATTTAATCATTGATTAATATTTATTCACGTTGTAACACACGAGCATATTTCCTAGTGAATAAATAATAAAGAAGCCCCACTGAAAAAGCGAAAACAAATATCCCAAAAAAACCAGTGGTAAATCGACTTATTGTGCCTCAAGTAGACCGTGCCCTTCTACTACATCCCTAACTTGACCCCTTCTCAGTTAGCTCCTTGCATTCGAGCACTATAGCCACGGCAGAACCCACATGCTTGCCTCCTGAACTgccatcactacaaaactgctatcagaTTCTATCATCAACTTGTTACACCCACATAAGCATTTCAACAGTAGGCTATTTAAAATTAACACCATTTTTGTACTGCCGTATTTTCAACTTCTCTCTACAAGCTGAGGCTATGTTTGGTAGCAAATTGTTGCAAAAACCAAAGTATTGAAAACCACGGTATTTTCGTCTGTAGTTACACGATACCGCAGTTTTGACATACCAGTATATTTTGGAGTATTGAGAATACAGTGACCTGTTTGGCAAGCACTTATTATATGCAACAACATATAGCTAGCCGCATGCACTGAACTACCATGCATAACAACCAGCCGCATGCATGGTGACTAAGTAAATATTACCGAAAAGGAGTCATTTGATCACGACATGGAGCTAACAGCGGTTGCACGTTGATTCAGGctagtcctcaactagatcaaggatGGCATTTGTTGTGTCCATAACTTGCTGCGAGCTTTCCATGTCGTATTGGATTGGATCGTGCTAGCCTGTATTTGTAGGTGACTAAGGGCAGCGTGCCTACCAACTTCATGACCAGGAAAACAAGACAGTGTCGCTCTCAAGTTCAATAGCGCATCGTTCCTCTCGGCTGTCACTGGATAGCAGGAAGGGGAACGACGCAGCCGTGCGCAGGGCCAGTCCTGAGATTTTAGGGGTCCGGGGCGAACTAGAGCTCATGCCCTTAGAGTATGTCATCAGGACCAAATTCTTCTAGTGGTTTCCCCCCACTTTCCCCCCACAAATTATTTACTATGAGGTGACAGAACTCGAAGGGCTGTCAAATGATTTAGATCCAATACATTCGAAGAAAAAGATTAGCCATCTAACAAGAAAATGAAAGAATGGCTTCTTTTAGCCGACGAGTGCTTGCATCTCTACGTTCCAGAAAACATTGCAAAGAACGGACGCAGTCAAATCAATTTAATAGGAAAGCATCGATAAATTGCAATTAGCACAACAGGTAGGGACTCTTTGACAGATCCTATGTAATTGTTATTAGAATTTATGTATTCCCCTAAGCATCGCATCGAGGTCTCTCAATTGGACATGCCCTTAGAATTTGAGAATTAATGCAAAGCTATAAAAAAAATTGGCAGGTAGCAAAGCTATCAAGATGCTAAATCAACTCGATAAAATCATACTAATCATCACACTTTACTCACAAATGAGAAAGCCCAATCATATCGTCTATCCCTACCAACGGTCTATGCATGGAAGAACGATCACGCAAAATTGATTATCATTCATATTTTTTCACTACTAATTATATCATAGCAAAAGCAAAATAGCTAGGGCATACATACCTTCTCTAGAATCTGTTTCTCGGCTTGGTGATAGTCTCGCGGTCGAGGTGCTTATAGACGAGGAGGTTATGGCGATTATCGATCAGGCGAAAGGGTGCGGCGTGACCCGCGAAAGGAAGAGGCAAAAAAGCATCGCCGTGCCTCATGAATGCGTGAAGCTGCAACCGGCAACCCTGCAACTGATGCATCTATCGTGGAAGGTTGACTCAATCCACGATCGCTAATATTCTGGTGCGTTATTAGCCGGACTCTTTCTTCGTACGCAGTAACTTGGGCCACAATGGCAGCATCGTTTTTTTCAGTCCACGCAGCAACTGGCCCCAGGCACACATCCCTCGGTGGGGGCCCCTCCGTTCCGGGGGCCCGGGGCGAGACGATCTCCATACACCGGCTGCGGCTTAAGGCAGGAAGAAGATAACGATGCAGCGTTTCTTTTGCATACTCTGTTTTAAAAAAAGAGGTCAGAGGGTTCTTTTCTTTAAACAGAGAAAATACTGTGGTTTTGGAAATACTGTAGTTTTAATACCACAGTTTTGGCTGGTAACCAAACAGCTCTTAGGAAATAAAACTATGGTATTTAAGAAAACTGTAGTATTGTCTGAATACTTAGAAAAAACTTTGCTATCAAACAGGGCCTGAACTGACATTGCTCCGTGGAAAAAAATGAGTTGATTTGCATCGCACAAATTGTCACTGCACTGACTCGGGTCATAGAAAACATAACGCTCACAGGCAGGTTGCAAACAATGAACTTACATTGTGCTaaaattatatactccctccgtcccataatataagagcattttttacactacaaaaaatgctcttatattatgggaccaaGGGAGTAGCATACTGCTCAAAGTCTGTAACCAGTCATTAAATAGGCATGACTATTAAATGAGTTCCAACCATACCATCCTTTCAACTCTCAGTGGCTCTGCAGTCTAACAGACGGACATAACACGACGATTGCAAGTTTGCAACGCCCTTTCAGTCAGCCGATGGCTTTCTGCGCCAAGAACATCCACTGTGGCAGCCAATTCACCTGATTTAATGCAAGCTATTCTTAAGGCTTGATCCTTGCAAGATGACTGGTTTGAACCCCTGGGCTTCGGAAATCCTTGCATTTGGTACTCCAGGGAAGGCATAGCTGCATTCTATTAAGTACATACACTTGCCTCCAGTTTGCACATTCCTTTTGTTTATACCTATGATGCGCCTCTTCATTATCCAGCCCTCAAATTCAATATTTCCTTGGCAGTCCTCTGACGAAAATAAGGCATGTGTTTCTACAAAATACAACCCATTCAAAACACCATTTTAGTTTATTTAGCATATACTTATTAAAAAGGTTATTCAGATCCTGCTGAATACATATTAAAAAGGTTAACAAGTAGTACCTGCCCAAAAGTAAGGCCCATATCTCTGCTGTGGAAGTCAATGTATTTGAGCATGAACATGCCACAATCCCATCTAAAATCACAAACAACTCAGTAAGAGGTACATTATGTGGATTTTAGAATATTGGTAGAGTAATGCTGTGAGAAATTAAATTTTTGTCTAACACCAAAGAATATTGGTAGAGTAATGCTGTGAGAAATTAAAATTTTGTCTGACACCAAAGAACTGTCATGAAGCCGTTTTTAAGAGGCTTCAATATTTACACCACCTTAGTGTAAAAAAGTCGAGCAGAACAACAATGATAGCACTTCTATGACTAAAGATAAGAAATACCCATTCTCCTGCAGAGGAAGGTTTTGGACTCCTTCGTGCTTCCATGAAAGAACATCAATCTGTTTGCCATTCTTGTCTTTTACCTCATCTACAAGATATCTGGCCTGGTAGAGGAGGAAAATGCTAAAATTAGACCCTCGCGTCCTTCACAGACAAAGAAAAGGTCAGAGGGAGGATGGGAGATATCACTTACTATGATTTTCAGGGCCTTCATGTCCATGCTGCCAAGTGAATCCAGATACTGAAACTTTTTGTCCCTTATGTTGATGATAGCTAAACACCAATGCACTTCCTTGTGAATAGGAATGAAAATCTGGACACAATAAGGTAGTTCCAATTAGAAGGATAGAAAATCACATGAGGATTAAAGCTTGGAAATAGCATTTACCTTATCACAGTCAATTAGGTTGTACCCTAACTTCCTTTTCATTGTCCATCTCCTTACGGCTTTATAGTCATACCCACCATTAATCAGCTGACAACAGAAACATAAGAAAATTATGAGGTTGACTAATTTGTTCTGGCGGCATAAACTACCTATTGTGTGTTATGGTTAATGAGAAAGTGAACTAGGTGTGATGTATGCAATGAGGGAACAAGGAATGGCTATAATAATTAAACAGTACTGCACCATCACCAAACCATACCACTTAAATAGCATGCAGAAGTGCAAAATGTTCATGTAATGACAGAAACATGATGATCAAACAAGCTAATGGAAATCTGGAGAGAGAAATTAGGATCCGGCATGCATGCACTAAGCAGTCACGCAAAAATCCCGGATGTAACTCTACAGGGATTCAACTAAAGACGACTGCAAGCAAAAGCAAAGCGATGCCACAATGGTGTAATAAAACATTGAATATAGTAGTGGACCTTCTTATAGAAAAAGGTGTTGAAGAAGTGGCATTTTATAAATTTGCTAGGCTCTCTCAGTTCCCGCTCCTTCAGAAGCTCAAGATACAAATTTATGACCTGAAAATAACAAGGAAAAGTCATATAGTAATGTCTAATTCTATATGCTTACAATGGAGTCTGGAAAAAGAGAACATTGGAGCATATATAGCAGAGGGAATAGAATACCTCATCATTTAGCCAGTGTTTATCATTCAAGCACTGCAAGATCTCTCTTGTTATGACAATGTTTGAAGCTTTATGCTCCGATAGAATCTCACGTCTGGAGATGAAAGAAGGACTTTAGACAGTGCTACGTACCAGAAGTGTGCATACAGCCTACTATGTCTTAACTCTTAACAAGAGCAGAGAAGAGGAAAACCTATTCTTGCCACCAAGAGCACGACGAACACTGTCCTCATCCTTGTCCGTTAGAGGAACAAAAGGTTCCGGCACCACCTGAGACACATGTCGGCACATTTATTTAACATTAAACAGAGCAATAATATTTCGTCAGAAGGAAGATTCCACTAGTTTGATTATAACACTTTATTCTTGCTTTCTGTCACAATAATTGCAGTGCAGTTTTTGTATTCAGAAACAAAGACATGAAGCTGGGTTTTTTTCCCCAGTTTCCACTTTCCAGTGTTAATGACGTTGCAAAATCTGAAAATACTATCCAAAAATACTTTTAAAAAATGACGATGTAAAAAATAACCCAAATTGACTAAGACCAATTAGTATACACTATACAAAGACGAGAAATATTGATCTCGGCAGACTTGCAAAAACACAAAACAGTTAACGCACATATTATACTCCAATGGTTGTTTATTCTTCATCACACATAGTACTAAGAGTTCACCAGTATGGTCAACTATGCCCTTGCATTTTTTATTGCCAGGTTAGGCAATATATCAGCTGCATGCCAATGCCCTTAGGCACGACCATGCATAACAAAGAAAACAAGGAGTGGACAATTAACAGCAGGTGCTGTAGAGAAACTCACTGCAGAAGAGGATAAATCATTAATTTAATTTGGGGAGGTCCGTTTAGTATCCCGGAATTGCACAAATGATATGTCACGTCCCCATAAAGTTTGGTATCCCATTGCGCACTAACAATGTCATGTCAAGTGTGCTAGCATTGCATACAAGTTGGTCATGTAATTATTTTTTATATCGAAACCAACcaaattttagtttatcttttttctTGGAAATGCCTCTCAGTTACACCGTTCTATTATTATCTAATAATCATTTCGCAAAATAAACACTGCTTTCCAGGAGAGCTGAAAAAATCAGTGCATACAGATAGTATAAAAAACGAAGAGCAACCTCCTCCATTGCTTCACAAGGCCCTAATCCTTTCCAGGAACTCAAACCAATTGTAAGCCGCCCGTGTTTAGTTAAGAAATAACTTTGAAGTGAACACAATTAGTTGTTTCCATAATCGTCTTCTAAAAAAAGCTCTTGTTCACAACAGCTGTCTTGTTTCATGAGCATATGAAGGTTTACGGCTATGGTCTGAGCTCTAGCACTTGCGGACAAGAATCCACAAATTTGGTAAAGTGTCAGCCCCTTTACCTAATGCAAGTAAGTTTGAACAAATATATGGCAACAACTCTGTGCAAACTTTGCATTGTATTAAGTCATTATACAATTCATTTATGATATATAAACAGATAAAGGATGATCGAGAGTGCACCTTTTTGTTGGGCGTGATTTGCGGCCGGGCCTCCTTGAGCCCCTCAAGTCCAAGTCGGCCCTTCTCGGCAAGACGCACCTCAAACTCAAGTATCCCGAGCCTATGGTCCCGCTGCCGGCTGGACGCCTCATACAGATCCTTGTACAGAGGCACCTTCCTCACTACCACCTCACCCTTCACCTCGTCCTCCTCATCTCGTTCCTCTTCGTCCTGCTTTATATCTCCCAGGTCATCGACAGCGACCACCTCGACGGTAGCTTTCGCCCCTCTCGGCACATAAGCGGGGGGAGTAAGCGGCGGGGGTTGGGTGACACTATTGACGAGGTCGACGTACTGGTCGAGGCCGAGAGGTTGTGGTGGTGGGGACGGGGAATACGACGATGGATCGGAGTTGGAGCGGGTATTTCCGAGGCGGAAGGCACGGATGCGTCGCAGGGGGGCATGGATGGAGCGCTGGACCGGCGGTGGCGGgggaaggcggcggtggcggctatggGGCAACGAgcaaaatgaggaggaggaggaggtggaggcgaagGCGGTTGAGGAATTGGGCCCCGGCGCAGCCGAGGAAGTCGACGAGGGGATGTGAGAAGACGAGGGGAGAGGCGGGGGAGGGGCGGTGGGGAGAAGGGGTGCGAGCTTGGGTTTCTTGGAGGGAGATGGAgcggaggaagggaaggagggaaggaggcgGTGGTCGGCGGAGACGCGCTTGCGGCTGTCGGCGAGAGCACCCATCGCCGCCGGCGGAAACCCTAGCCAGACGAATTGGGGGGAGGCTCCCTTCCTTCCCCCAGGCTGTCTCCGCTCGGGTGCACAGCAGCGTGGCCTTGCCGAAGCGGAGATCCCGTCGTTTTTTCTAAGTGGCGCCTTAAGCGCCACTTGGAGCTACGGCGCCCACGCGCGCCcccttcatgggccggcccactctGGCTTCCCTCCCTCGCTCGCTAGATCAGCGTTGCTTGCTCCTTTAAAAAAAAATAGTGttgctttcttttcctttttttcggcTGAGCTGCTGTTTCAAGGCTCATAAATAAGGAAACAAAATAACACACATAAATCACGAatcatgaaaaaagttcatcgatttcgaaaaaagttcgtcaattttgaagaaagttcatcgaatttgaaaaatgttcatcgattttgaaaaaagttcatcgaatttaaaaaaagttcatcaaattcggaaaaatttcatcgaattcggaaaaagttcattgaattttaaaaaaagttcattgattttgaaacaagttcatcgaatttgaaaaagttcatcaaatttgaaaaaaaaacttcaACACTCTTGGAAAAAATTCAATGAATTGATGAAAGTTTGTGAATTTAAAATCACGAACACGATCGTGcatttaagaaaaagaaaaaaaggtaaaAGGAACAGGGGGAAAAACGAATAGGAACCGCGGCCTCGAAAAAGAATAAAAGTGGTAAGATGTATTTGTATCGTAGTGGTAAGGGCGTTGCACTCTCCTGAAGGAGCTCTTGAGTTCGAACCTCACACGCGCACTCTTTTTGCTTCAGTTTGGACAGAAAAAGAGCGGATCGATCAAATGGCCGGTCTCCCCAAATCATTCCCCCGCTGATTCAGTTTGGACAGAAAAAGAGCGGATCGATCAAATGGCCGGTCTCCCCAAATCATTCCCCCGCTGATTGATTTCCCATGGCTCTGTTCCTCCTCTAGGCcatattctcttcatcttcctcaCCAAACAAATTACTTAAGTAACGGAGCCTACCACTATCATAGTCTTCACACACAAGAATTAGTGCCCCCGCTCGAGAGTATTACTCAGGTAATCAGATTTCGCCCTCAGAAATCGAAGTGCTAGAGGTGAATCAGGTAGTGAGATTTTANNNNNNNNNNNNNNNNNNNNNNNNNNNNNNNNNNNNNNNNNNNNNNNNNNNNNNNNNNNNNNNNNNNNNNNNNNNNNNNNNNNNNNNNNNNNNNNNNNNNNNNNNNNNNNNNNNNNNNNNNNNNNNNNNNNNNNNNNNNNNNNNNNNNNNNNNNNNGAGTTTGAAATCCCACACGCGCACTCTTTTTGCTTCAGTTTGGACAGAAAAAGAGCGGATCGATCAAATGGCCGGTCTCCCCAAATCATTCCCCCGCTGATTGATTTCCCATCGCTCTGTTCCTCCTCTAGGCcatattctcttcatcttcctcaCCAAACAAATTACTTAAGTAACGGAGCCTACCACTATCATAGTCTTCACACACAAGAATTAGTGCCCCCGCTCGAGAGTATTACTCAGGTAATCAGATTTCGCCCTCAGAAATCGAAGTGCTAGAGGTGAATCAGGTAGTGAGATTTTATCCTGGGAATTTTGCGTGCTAAAGGCGACGAGTTTGAAATCCCCACAGTCAGCGCACGTCGTCTGCTGATACTATGGGCACGTCTTAACCACCACTGTTGGACAGGGTGAATTAGGAGGCGAAAACCCAAAGCTCCAGCCGACGTTGTGGTGCCATCTCCAGCACATCCACGATCCATGTATCGCTTGCCTGCTGAATCACGGGCAAGCCCGTAATCTTATCAGTCCTTCAACGGGCGCCGAGGAGGTAATAAACACCTGATTATATCTCTAACCTTGTCGTGCCGTTAATTTTGCTACATGCATGTCTATTCCGCTCATACGAGTTACAGTGATGGGCAAAGTCTGGAGACCGGAGTTCCCTTCACGTGCTGCTAACTCCCTCATGAAATCTGCTTTATATCAGGTTGTTCCTTACTCTTATCTCCATTAATTCGTTCCTCCTGTATACTATCTTGCTACTTCACTGTCACGTTATCCCATACGATTTGCTGAATATTTTTTGCCATCCTAACTATGCCATATTTACATGTTGTTATTTATGTATTTATTGACAAATTGACCTATCTGATTTCCTACTTCACAACAACGAACTATAGATAGTTATGCTACATGGAAGGATGGAGTTCCATAATTCATTTTGACACGGACAACATGCATGGAACTACATCGGGTTGTCGAGCAATTATTGAGAACTGTATATTGTTTCCCTCGCTCTGTGGGACATCGTAGATAATTCATGTCTAAAAGTTTCCTTCAATTTTTCCAAGCGCATGTTGGCTACCCGGCGTGCCTCGGATTTACCAGGAGATTTTGCAACTTTTACCCATCAACGATCTTGATGGAAATATTAAGAGTAGATATGAAGAGTCTATTCTCCAAGTGTTCCCAATTGTTTGTCCCAATGTTTATTCTTCATTTCAATTTCTTCAAATATCAAGAATGGCGAGCATGACCTGGTAAGTAACAAATAGTTGTGTTTCAGTTCCTGCAAGCCCAAACTTCTGACCACATATTGTCATGGAAATCATAGATAACCGGCTGCATGGATCATCTAATTAATGTAcatacataactcattacattgtttGTTGACTAAAATTTCTAATTGTTGCTTTCGTTTAGAATAAAAGAGATATAATGATCCGTCTAGAAAAAATGTAGTGGTAGAATGTGCAGCTATAAGACTTTCACAAATAGTTCTCATGCCATAATTAACATTTCGTTTTTGTTTAAGATCTGCTAATGTACAATGCTGACTACCGAGCAATTTTAAGAGctttatgattgtatgttattcatGATGCCTTTGGATGTTTGGAACATATATCGCACGACTACTAGGTTTTAGGTGTGCTTTACCTATAGTGTTGTATGGCTATAGTTATGGCTTATGTTCATATTTTTATTTTTCCAGTGGTTAAGAATTCagcacaagccaatcaattgtactATAAAAACAAATTCAATGCCTTTTCAAGCCAACCTGGCAACGGAGGCTAGGAATATCTACATATAATGCTAAACATCTTTGTACAAAAATGTATTTGTTCAGTATTTGAAATGTGAATATCAATCTTCCAATAGATCTTATATTTCTTTCCATTTATCTGATGCTCGCTTTTCTTGGTCTGCTAAAATGTCtcgcaacaacgtgcggggtatcaGCTAGTAATTAATAATGGGTCATGTCGGTCGTCGGGCCTTACCTCGACGGATGATCACGCACACAGTGTGTCATGAACCAAACATGGCTTGTTTAGTCGTGTGACGGGTTGGGCACGCATGCTCGTGAGTCGCCCGTTTGGGCAGCTATAATGTGGACTGAGCTATGATGAATGTAACCGCATGAGATCGTTGTCGGGGTGAACGGGAGAGGGAGGGAGGACGAACCTTGCACCGGCGTCCATGAGTGTGTCGATGTATCCCTTAAAACTCTAAGCTCCCTTGACGGGAGAGCTCCTAGTTGATCGTGGGTTGTGGGCAGCATGGGTGGGCCCCGCCTATACATGTCTGCGCCATTGAGTTTGACTCTTGGGTCTACTCGCGTGTACTCGTGGCCCTTTAGGACGCCGCCTTTTTGCATGTGTCAGCGTCACTCTGCTTTTCTTGGGTTGGTGTGGATCTGCCTTCCCTGCGATTGGGTTCCGATCTTTTGTTCTCCTACACATTTGGGTGAGGGATTGAGGGGGTAGCAGCTCTGATTTCTCTTGGGAGAGTGGGTGTTGGCGTTCTTGGTCGGAGGGGCGGATCCAGCGCTGCTCGCTCCTTCTTCCCTACGTTGGCTGCTTTA
The Triticum dicoccoides isolate Atlit2015 ecotype Zavitan chromosome 3A, WEW_v2.0, whole genome shotgun sequence genome window above contains:
- the LOC119268044 gene encoding ubiquitin-like-specific protease ESD4, producing the protein MGALADSRKRVSADHRLLPSFPSSAPSPSKKPKLAPLLPTAPPPPLPSSSHIPSSTSSAAPGPNSSTAFASTSSSSSFCSLPHSRHRRLPPPPPVQRSIHAPLRRIRAFRLGNTRSNSDPSSYSPSPPPQPLGLDQYVDLVNSVTQPPPLTPPAYVPRGAKATVEVVAVDDLGDIKQDEEERDEEDEVKGEVVVRKVPLYKDLYEASSRQRDHRLGILEFEVRLAEKGRLGLEGLKEARPQITPNKKVVPEPFVPLTDKDEDSVRRALGGKNRREILSEHKASNIVITREILQCLNDKHWLNDEVINLYLELLKERELREPSKFIKCHFFNTFFYKKLINGGYDYKAVRRWTMKRKLGYNLIDCDKIFIPIHKEVHWCLAIINIRDKKFQYLDSLGSMDMKALKIIARYLVDEVKDKNGKQIDVLSWKHEGVQNLPLQENGWDCGMFMLKYIDFHSRDMGLTFGQKHMPYFRQRTAKEILNLRAG